A genome region from Sphingobium sp. CR2-8 includes the following:
- the rplQ gene encoding 50S ribosomal protein L17, which translates to MRHRMGQRKLQRATGHRTALLRNLAASLIKHEQIMTGAVKAKALRPYVEKLITLAKKGGLSNRRLADSRLKDDAQLAKLFEVLAERYKDRNGGYTRVIKAGFRASDAAPMAIIELVDRDVSAKGQDSGPVYSAEDEQEDA; encoded by the coding sequence ATGCGTCACAGAATGGGTCAGCGTAAGCTGCAACGCGCCACCGGCCATCGTACTGCGCTGCTGCGCAACCTGGCGGCTTCGCTCATCAAGCATGAGCAGATCATGACCGGCGCGGTAAAGGCCAAGGCCCTTCGTCCCTACGTCGAAAAGCTGATCACCCTCGCCAAGAAGGGTGGCCTGTCCAACCGTCGTCTGGCCGATTCGCGCCTCAAGGACGATGCGCAGCTGGCCAAGCTGTTCGAAGTCCTGGCCGAGCGCTACAAGGATCGCAACGGCGGCTACACCCGCGTGATCAAGGCCGGCTTCCGCGCTTCGGACGCGGCGCCGATGGCGATCATCGAACTGGTCGACCGCGACGTCAGCGCCAAGGGCCAGGATAGCGGCCCGGTCTACAGCGCGGAAGACGAGCAGGAAGACGCCTGA
- the rpsK gene encoding 30S ribosomal protein S11: MAREPQRIKRRERKNISAGVAHVNASFNNTMVTITDAQGNAISWSSAGMMGFKGSRKSTPYAAQVCAEDAGRKAAEHGVRTLEVEVKGPGSGRESALRALQAVGFHITSIRDVTPIPHNGVRPSKRRRV, translated from the coding sequence ATGGCACGCGAACCCCAGCGCATTAAGCGCCGCGAACGCAAGAACATCTCGGCCGGCGTCGCGCACGTCAACGCCAGCTTCAACAACACCATGGTGACCATCACCGACGCCCAGGGCAACGCGATTTCGTGGTCCTCGGCCGGCATGATGGGCTTCAAGGGCAGCCGCAAATCGACGCCGTACGCCGCCCAGGTGTGCGCCGAAGACGCCGGCCGCAAGGCCGCCGAACATGGCGTGCGCACCCTCGAAGTCGAAGTGAAGGGTCCGGGTTCGGGCCGTGAATCGGCTCTGCGCGCTCTGCAGGCCGTCGGCTTCCACATCACCTCGATCCGCGACGTGACGCCGATCCCGCACAATGGCGTGCGTCCGTCCAAGCGTCGTCGCGTCTGA
- a CDS encoding DNA-directed RNA polymerase subunit alpha, which produces MTVNMKNWQELKKPNALEIKPTSDGKRKATFVAEPLERGFGLTLGNALRRVLLSSLQGAAVTSIKIENVLHEFSSLAGVREDVTDIVLNIKQVALRMEGEGPKRLQLSATGPAVVKAGDISVVGDIEVMNPDLVICHLDQGATLNMELTADIGKGYVPAVANRPADAPIGLIPIDALYSPVRQVAYKVDNTRVGQELDYDKLSLTIETDGTVTPEDAVAYAARILQDQLQLFVHFEDALPAAAPAAGHTAAAASEGESDTNQINRYLLKKVDELELSVRSANCLKNDNIIYIGDLVQKTEAEMLRTPNFGRKSLNEIKEVLSSMGLRLGMDIPGWPPENIEEMAKKLEQELLG; this is translated from the coding sequence ATGACTGTCAACATGAAGAACTGGCAGGAATTGAAGAAGCCCAACGCGCTGGAAATCAAGCCGACCAGCGACGGCAAGCGCAAGGCGACCTTCGTCGCCGAGCCGCTGGAGCGTGGTTTCGGCCTGACGCTCGGCAACGCGCTGCGCCGGGTTCTTCTGTCCTCGCTTCAGGGCGCGGCGGTCACCTCGATCAAGATCGAGAACGTCCTGCACGAATTCTCGTCGCTCGCCGGCGTGCGTGAAGACGTGACCGATATCGTCCTGAACATCAAGCAGGTCGCGCTCCGCATGGAAGGCGAAGGCCCCAAGCGGCTCCAGCTTTCCGCCACCGGCCCGGCCGTCGTCAAGGCTGGCGACATCAGCGTCGTCGGCGACATCGAAGTGATGAACCCCGACCTGGTGATCTGTCACCTGGACCAGGGCGCAACGCTGAACATGGAACTGACGGCTGACATCGGCAAGGGCTATGTCCCCGCCGTCGCCAACCGTCCAGCAGACGCCCCGATCGGCCTGATCCCGATCGACGCGCTCTACTCGCCGGTCCGTCAGGTCGCGTACAAGGTGGACAACACCCGCGTCGGCCAGGAACTGGACTATGACAAGCTGTCGCTGACCATCGAAACCGATGGCACGGTCACGCCGGAAGACGCGGTGGCTTACGCCGCCCGTATCCTGCAGGACCAGCTCCAGCTGTTCGTCCACTTCGAAGACGCGCTGCCCGCCGCCGCGCCTGCTGCGGGTCACACCGCCGCCGCCGCATCGGAAGGCGAAAGTGACACCAACCAGATCAACCGCTATCTTCTCAAGAAGGTGGACGAACTGGAACTGTCGGTCCGCTCGGCCAACTGCCTCAAGAACGACAACATCATCTATATCGGCGATCTGGTCCAGAAGACCGAAGCCGAGATGCTGCGCACCCCCAATTTCGGCCGCAAGTCGCTGAACGAAATCAAGGAAGTGCTGTCGTCCATGGGCCTGCGTCTGGGCATGGACATCCCCGGCTGGCCGCCGGAAAATATCGAGGAAATGGCCAAGAAGCTCGAACAGGAGCTGCTGGGCTAA
- a CDS encoding glycoside hydrolase family 108 protein gives MDIQDLIDEVIAREGGYSHHPADRGGPTNMGITHAVAHANGYAGDMKKLPRSVAEAIYRRLYWDRPGYAFIAEMSWPIAAELFDTAVNMGAATSTGFLQRALNALNRNQTDYPDLTVDRVVGARTLGALRAFRALRGAAGDKVLLKALEALQGERYVALAEQRPANEAFLYGWLANRIG, from the coding sequence ATGGATATTCAAGACCTGATCGACGAAGTGATTGCGCGCGAGGGTGGCTATAGCCATCACCCGGCCGATCGCGGCGGCCCCACCAATATGGGGATCACCCACGCCGTCGCGCATGCGAACGGCTATGCCGGGGACATGAAGAAACTGCCGCGCAGCGTGGCGGAGGCCATATATCGCCGCCTCTACTGGGACCGGCCCGGCTACGCCTTCATAGCGGAAATGAGCTGGCCGATCGCCGCCGAACTGTTCGACACCGCCGTCAATATGGGTGCCGCGACATCGACCGGTTTTCTCCAGCGCGCGCTCAACGCCCTCAACCGCAATCAGACGGATTATCCCGACCTGACCGTCGACCGGGTCGTCGGCGCGCGCACGCTGGGCGCGTTGCGCGCCTTTCGCGCGCTGCGGGGCGCAGCAGGGGACAAGGTGCTGCTCAAGGCTTTGGAAGCGCTGCAGGGCGAACGCTATGTCGCGCTGGCGGAGCAACGCCCGGCCAACGAAGCCTTCCTCTATGGTTGGCTTGCCAACCGCATCGGTTAA
- a CDS encoding LamG-like jellyroll fold domain-containing protein has translation MHRQLLIALAVASFAAGSGFAKPAPDQDRAWRLDFDDNAPVDATFPGATIHSQFPQPERVPGVHGQAWRSDGFSSWISAPLKLSAKAGFTASTWVALESYPSDREVPADQLTPASIINQATRSSGFDIFIDTFGRWGMRVSTDRGQLTLQAPDVFPLSHWVHVAATYDPRSGSASLYLNGALQKQDSVGMPAAFVSASTPLQIARSWQDATAAGFRLNGLNAAFDDIAVVDRAQSADHIRSIASDIKPPPVSQSLIVPPSRFAGDPDRPVYHAMPAANWTNEPHGLVRRGRWWHLFYQRTPNGPFKTMMHWGHMRSRDLVNWTHMPDALWPTLDGATTGSDMKGIWSGSVVLPPTGPAYAFYTSVNHDPDGFNPGISVATSIDPDLRTWRKAGPILNTQGVRDFRDPVLWREGGAWHMLIGASLPDGTGGLVHYRCRAMADLHCWHRQPPIAPFAQMDIGSQIWEMPIFQSLGDGRYILLVNPIGGRVSKNGDPATRAIYWIGTWDGRQFRPDHPLAKPLDLLPGHLSPTVARDAQGRLTAIGIVDERRSAEAQKSAGWAHLFSLPRIWYVMKDGTTLGQRPSSQLTQLRNAAHSRRMKFTNFVGRREGGDLGPAFEMDVDFGRRPPLGRYGVWLAGSPTGDRQIKIEYDPKSSTITLDGRLMQTDGHDGEASVLEGAYDAKAFGPPRRFHVFVDHSVADVFINGAAAFSFRLYAGPTPAHQFGLSSTSPANATLKAWAMDGARFRYDLDMPPVSVTPPTGAARTVPSPRQAKGH, from the coding sequence GTGCATCGACAGCTTCTCATCGCTTTGGCAGTGGCGAGTTTTGCCGCTGGATCAGGCTTCGCGAAGCCCGCGCCAGACCAGGATCGCGCATGGCGCCTCGACTTTGATGACAATGCCCCCGTCGACGCCACCTTCCCTGGCGCCACAATCCATAGCCAGTTCCCGCAACCCGAACGGGTGCCTGGCGTTCACGGACAGGCTTGGCGTTCCGACGGTTTTTCCAGCTGGATATCCGCGCCTCTAAAATTGTCGGCTAAGGCGGGGTTTACGGCGTCCACCTGGGTCGCACTGGAAAGCTATCCGTCCGATCGCGAAGTGCCGGCCGATCAGTTGACGCCAGCTTCGATCATCAATCAGGCAACCCGAAGTTCGGGTTTCGACATCTTCATCGATACGTTCGGCCGCTGGGGCATGCGCGTGTCCACCGACAGGGGGCAATTGACGCTTCAGGCGCCTGACGTTTTTCCACTCTCGCACTGGGTTCATGTCGCGGCCACCTATGATCCTCGCTCAGGATCGGCATCGCTATATCTCAATGGCGCATTGCAAAAGCAGGATTCGGTTGGCATGCCGGCCGCCTTTGTGTCGGCCTCAACCCCGCTACAGATTGCCCGTAGCTGGCAAGACGCCACAGCAGCGGGCTTTCGCCTGAACGGACTGAACGCCGCCTTCGACGACATCGCGGTCGTTGATCGTGCGCAGAGCGCGGACCATATCCGCAGCATAGCCTCCGACATCAAACCGCCGCCCGTATCGCAGTCACTGATCGTCCCGCCCAGCCGGTTCGCGGGCGACCCGGATCGGCCTGTCTATCATGCGATGCCAGCGGCGAACTGGACCAACGAACCGCATGGCCTCGTACGTCGAGGGCGTTGGTGGCACCTGTTCTACCAGCGTACGCCCAACGGCCCGTTCAAGACGATGATGCACTGGGGGCACATGCGCAGCCGCGACCTTGTAAACTGGACGCACATGCCGGACGCGCTCTGGCCGACGCTGGATGGCGCAACGACTGGCTCGGACATGAAGGGCATCTGGTCCGGATCGGTCGTCTTGCCGCCAACCGGACCCGCCTATGCGTTCTACACGAGCGTCAATCACGATCCCGACGGCTTCAACCCCGGAATCTCCGTCGCGACGAGCATCGATCCTGATTTGCGGACATGGCGCAAGGCTGGGCCGATACTGAACACGCAAGGCGTGCGGGATTTTCGCGATCCGGTCCTTTGGCGGGAAGGTGGGGCGTGGCACATGCTGATCGGTGCGAGCCTGCCGGACGGCACGGGCGGCCTCGTCCATTATCGCTGCCGCGCCATGGCAGACCTGCATTGCTGGCACCGGCAACCGCCTATCGCGCCTTTTGCGCAAATGGATATCGGATCGCAGATTTGGGAGATGCCCATATTCCAGTCGCTGGGTGACGGACGGTACATCCTCCTGGTTAATCCCATCGGTGGGCGGGTCAGCAAAAACGGTGATCCGGCGACACGCGCTATCTACTGGATCGGCACATGGGACGGTCGTCAGTTTCGACCCGATCACCCTCTCGCCAAGCCTCTGGATCTGCTGCCCGGCCACCTCAGCCCCACGGTTGCACGGGATGCGCAAGGGCGTCTCACCGCTATTGGCATCGTCGATGAACGGCGTTCGGCAGAGGCGCAAAAATCGGCGGGATGGGCCCATCTCTTTTCATTGCCGCGCATATGGTATGTGATGAAAGACGGCACGACGCTTGGCCAGCGTCCTTCCTCTCAATTAACGCAGCTCAGAAATGCGGCCCATAGCCGTAGGATGAAGTTCACGAATTTTGTGGGCCGACGCGAAGGCGGCGACCTTGGCCCCGCTTTCGAAATGGACGTTGATTTTGGTCGTCGCCCACCTCTGGGACGCTACGGCGTCTGGCTCGCCGGCTCCCCGACCGGCGACCGGCAGATCAAGATCGAATATGATCCCAAGAGCAGCACCATCACGCTCGATGGCCGATTGATGCAAACCGATGGTCATGATGGGGAAGCAAGCGTTCTTGAAGGGGCCTATGACGCAAAGGCGTTCGGCCCTCCGCGCCGCTTCCACGTCTTTGTCGATCATTCCGTCGCCGACGTCTTCATCAATGGCGCGGCTGCCTTTTCCTTCAGGCTATATGCAGGCCCCACGCCCGCCCATCAGTTTGGCCTGTCGTCCACGTCACCTGCGAACGCGACGTTGAAAGCCTGGGCCATGGACGGCGCCAGGTTTCGGTACGACCTCGATATGCCGCCCGTTTCCGTGACGCCGCCGACAGGCGCGGCCCGGACGGTCCCGTCGCCGCGCCAGGCGAAAGGTCATTGA
- a CDS encoding TCR/Tet family MFS transporter, translated as MALAPPRRTAAITFILITALLDVMSMGIVIPVLPQLIETLSGSNTAAGMWNGLFVALWAAMQFLCSPIIGSLSDRYGRRPVILISVAGLALDYVLMALAPNLWWLALGRILAGVTSSSFTAAFAYMADITPPEGRAKGYGLIGAAFSAGFVAGPLIGGLLGEISHRAPFWVAAGLSALAFLYGLIVLPESLSPDKRMTFSWRRANPFGALRLLRSHPELSSLAVGNFLLYFAHHIFSAIFVLYAGDRYGWGAWQVGALLALVGLLDMGVQGLLVGPIVNRLGDRTTMVIGLCFGAIGVAAMGLAPTGWLFVAAMFPNALWGLAMPTIQSLMTQHVSESEQGQLQGANNSVGAIAGIISPLFFGTIYSLSMGAHPVLPFIGSAFLIASAVLAGAALIGWRAGQQFKPQLDISGPGD; from the coding sequence ATGGCCCTCGCCCCTCCCCGCCGCACCGCCGCGATCACCTTCATCCTCATCACGGCGCTGCTCGATGTCATGTCGATGGGGATCGTCATCCCGGTCCTGCCGCAACTGATCGAGACATTGTCCGGCTCCAACACAGCGGCCGGGATGTGGAACGGCCTGTTCGTGGCGCTATGGGCGGCGATGCAATTCCTCTGCTCGCCGATCATCGGGTCGCTTTCCGACCGCTACGGGCGGCGACCGGTGATCCTGATCTCGGTCGCGGGACTGGCGCTCGACTATGTGCTGATGGCGCTCGCGCCCAATCTCTGGTGGCTGGCGCTTGGCCGCATCCTGGCGGGCGTCACCTCGTCCAGCTTCACCGCCGCCTTCGCCTATATGGCCGACATCACGCCGCCGGAGGGCCGGGCGAAGGGCTATGGCCTGATCGGCGCGGCGTTCAGCGCGGGCTTCGTCGCCGGGCCGCTGATCGGCGGCCTGTTGGGGGAAATTTCCCACCGCGCCCCCTTCTGGGTCGCCGCCGGGCTTTCCGCCCTCGCCTTTCTCTACGGCCTCATCGTCCTGCCCGAATCCCTGTCGCCGGACAAACGCATGACTTTCAGCTGGCGGCGCGCCAATCCCTTCGGCGCGCTGCGGCTGCTGCGGTCGCATCCCGAACTGTCCAGCCTGGCGGTCGGCAATTTCCTGCTCTATTTCGCCCATCATATCTTTTCGGCCATCTTCGTCCTCTATGCGGGCGACCGCTATGGCTGGGGCGCGTGGCAGGTGGGCGCGCTGCTGGCGCTGGTCGGCCTGCTCGACATGGGGGTGCAGGGGCTGCTGGTCGGGCCGATCGTCAACCGACTGGGCGACCGCACCACCATGGTGATTGGGCTGTGCTTCGGGGCGATCGGCGTGGCGGCGATGGGGCTGGCCCCCACCGGCTGGCTGTTCGTCGCCGCCATGTTCCCCAACGCGCTATGGGGCTTGGCGATGCCGACCATCCAGTCGCTCATGACCCAGCATGTGTCGGAATCCGAACAGGGCCAGTTGCAGGGCGCGAACAACAGCGTCGGCGCGATCGCGGGCATCATCTCTCCGCTGTTCTTCGGCACCATCTATTCGCTGTCGATGGGCGCGCACCCCGTCCTGCCCTTCATCGGCAGCGCCTTCCTGATCGCGTCGGCGGTCCTGGCTGGGGCCGCGCTGATCGGCTGGCGGGCGGGGCAACAGTTCAAGCCGCAACTGGACATATCGGGGCCGGGCGACTAA
- a CDS encoding ROK family transcriptional regulator, giving the protein MPFKLYDGPTDRHHCVEILEGSSAISMEKLGSNATGVRRYNERLILATIRRRGETSKTDLSRLTGLSPQATVRIVDSLAADGMLIKSGKRLGGMGQPSILYRIDGSNGYTIGAEIGRDRLHCIMLDFDGAIIAKESWDIDFPDPLGASQTIRAFTEQNTHRLSASQRENFLGFGIAMPWFIGEWREEAGIKAEQAEAWSAADVEGVFRDQLSGQVYFENDGNAGALAELMCGAGLSLNNFLYVHIGNFVGGGLILGGEIVRGKNGNAGALASMSVPVGGGVDYLLHTASLYPVNAKRNGQPVPQDIWDAACVNSLAFTIINVNSLLDLEAVILGGVLPVSHLEQLRHQITERIKENAPRDFFHPQLLEGENGASAPARGAGLIPLYATYSPNLTALFNSGSSTASPASGQ; this is encoded by the coding sequence TTGCCTTTCAAACTGTATGATGGTCCTACTGATCGCCATCACTGCGTGGAAATTCTAGAGGGTTCTTCGGCGATCAGCATGGAAAAGCTTGGGAGCAATGCGACAGGCGTTCGCCGCTACAATGAACGGCTTATCCTTGCCACGATCAGAAGACGGGGTGAAACGTCCAAGACCGATTTGTCCAGGCTGACGGGCCTTTCACCGCAGGCAACGGTCCGCATCGTCGATAGCCTTGCCGCTGACGGCATGCTGATAAAGTCTGGCAAGCGTCTGGGCGGCATGGGGCAGCCTTCGATCCTGTATCGCATCGATGGCAGCAATGGGTACACGATCGGTGCCGAAATCGGGCGTGACAGGCTGCATTGCATCATGCTCGACTTCGATGGAGCGATCATCGCGAAGGAAAGCTGGGACATCGATTTTCCCGATCCGCTAGGCGCGTCGCAGACGATCCGAGCCTTTACCGAGCAAAACACCCACCGTCTTTCAGCTTCGCAGCGCGAAAATTTCCTGGGTTTCGGTATCGCGATGCCATGGTTCATCGGTGAGTGGCGGGAAGAAGCAGGTATCAAAGCCGAGCAGGCCGAAGCGTGGTCCGCCGCCGATGTTGAAGGCGTCTTTCGAGACCAGCTTAGCGGCCAGGTCTATTTCGAAAATGATGGGAATGCCGGCGCTCTTGCAGAACTCATGTGCGGCGCAGGCCTTAGTCTGAACAATTTTCTCTATGTTCATATCGGCAATTTCGTGGGTGGCGGGCTGATATTGGGCGGTGAAATCGTGCGCGGCAAGAATGGCAACGCGGGCGCCCTGGCATCGATGTCCGTACCCGTTGGCGGTGGAGTCGATTATCTCCTTCACACCGCATCGCTCTATCCGGTGAACGCCAAGCGCAACGGGCAACCGGTGCCACAGGATATTTGGGATGCGGCTTGCGTCAATTCGCTCGCGTTCACGATCATCAACGTCAACAGTCTGCTCGACCTGGAAGCGGTCATCCTGGGTGGCGTGCTGCCAGTCAGCCACCTTGAACAACTGCGGCATCAAATAACGGAAAGGATAAAGGAGAACGCCCCGCGCGACTTCTTCCACCCGCAATTGCTGGAGGGCGAAAATGGTGCGAGTGCGCCTGCGCGAGGGGCAGGCTTGATACCTTTATACGCTACCTATTCTCCCAACCTGACGGCGCTCTTCAACTCCGGGTCTTCGACAGCAAGCCCCGCTTCAGGTCAATGA
- a CDS encoding prolyl oligopeptidase family serine peptidase, whose translation MRAAALTLLLLAATPAHAGPDAAAIDAGSARLGGALHYPLAKRLDLVEDHFGVKVTDPYRWLENDLRADPAVRDWVAQENALTRRYIDDLPGREPLKGRITALLSHGRYTVPRKAGGRYFYGYNKGLENQTPLYVRDGLNGPQRLLLDPNDWAKDGASALAEWTPSPDGRMLAYAVQDAGSDWRTLRLLDVDSGRSLDDRIDWVKFSQIAWDGRSEGFFYSRFAAPQDGEAYQSANEGQQLFYHRVGTAQTQDQLIYDTPDRPTLSHQAQVTSDGRWLLISSYQGIDPRRELHVAALTGGPVKPRLLVKGPAHDWRLIGSRGDTLFFLTDDHAAHMRVVTLDASKPRRRPKPLVPERPETLAGGALVGNRMILAYMSDAQSVAELVEMDGRKVGDVPLPGMGTAAGFGGRDGDPETFFSFSGFVTPASIYRFDTGTLQSQLFAQPDLPFNPDDYGIEQRLYPSKDGTMIPMTILRKKALADRAIAAPTILYGYGGFNISLTPGYSATRMAWLEQGGVYAIANLRGGGEYGKAWHEAGRGANKQNVFDDFIAAAEYLKANGFTPSDGLAIEGRSNGGLLVGAVVNQRPDLFAAALPAVGVMDMLRFDRFTAGRYWVDDYGSPESARDFPLLYAYSPYHNILGGKDYPAILVTTADTDDRVVPAHSFKYAAALQAADLGARPRLLRVESRAGHGSGKPVDKLIEEYADSYSFAAHFTGLKIKARP comes from the coding sequence ATGCGCGCCGCTGCCCTGACCCTGCTGCTGCTGGCGGCCACCCCCGCCCATGCCGGGCCGGACGCCGCCGCGATCGATGCGGGCAGCGCCAGGCTCGGCGGCGCGCTGCACTATCCGCTCGCGAAACGCCTGGATCTGGTGGAGGATCATTTCGGCGTCAAAGTCACCGATCCCTATCGCTGGCTGGAAAACGACCTGCGCGCCGATCCTGCGGTGCGCGACTGGGTGGCGCAGGAAAATGCCCTCACCCGCCGCTATATCGACGACCTCCCCGGCCGCGAGCCGCTCAAGGGGCGGATCACCGCGCTGCTGTCCCACGGTCGCTACACCGTGCCGCGCAAGGCCGGTGGCCGCTATTTCTACGGCTATAACAAGGGGCTGGAAAATCAGACCCCGCTCTATGTCCGCGATGGGCTGAACGGGCCGCAGCGGCTGCTGCTCGACCCCAATGACTGGGCGAAGGACGGCGCGAGCGCGCTTGCCGAATGGACGCCCTCGCCCGATGGCCGCATGCTCGCCTATGCGGTGCAGGACGCCGGCAGCGACTGGCGCACGCTCCGCCTGCTGGACGTCGACAGCGGCAGGAGCCTGGACGACCGTATCGACTGGGTGAAATTCTCCCAGATCGCCTGGGACGGCCGCAGCGAAGGCTTCTTCTACTCCCGCTTCGCCGCGCCGCAGGACGGCGAAGCCTATCAGTCCGCCAATGAAGGCCAACAGCTTTTCTACCACCGCGTAGGCACGGCGCAGACGCAGGATCAGCTCATCTACGACACGCCCGACCGGCCGACGCTCAGCCATCAGGCGCAGGTAACGAGCGACGGCCGCTGGCTGCTCATCAGTTCCTATCAGGGCATCGACCCCCGCCGCGAACTGCATGTCGCGGCCCTGACCGGCGGCCCCGTCAAGCCTCGCCTGCTGGTGAAGGGGCCGGCCCATGACTGGCGGCTGATCGGCAGCCGGGGCGACACCCTCTTCTTCCTGACGGACGATCATGCGGCCCATATGCGGGTCGTGACGCTCGACGCGTCGAAACCACGCCGGCGGCCAAAGCCGCTCGTCCCCGAACGGCCCGAGACGCTGGCCGGGGGCGCGCTGGTCGGCAACCGCATGATCCTGGCCTATATGAGCGACGCGCAGTCCGTGGCCGAACTGGTCGAGATGGACGGGCGCAAGGTCGGCGACGTGCCCCTGCCCGGCATGGGCACGGCGGCGGGCTTTGGCGGGCGGGACGGCGACCCGGAAACCTTTTTCAGCTTTTCGGGCTTCGTCACCCCGGCCAGCATCTACCGCTTCGATACCGGCACCCTGCAAAGCCAGCTGTTCGCTCAGCCCGACCTGCCCTTCAACCCCGATGATTACGGGATCGAACAGCGCCTCTATCCGTCGAAAGACGGCACGATGATCCCCATGACGATCCTGCGAAAGAAGGCGCTGGCGGATCGCGCGATTGCCGCACCGACCATCCTCTACGGCTATGGCGGCTTCAACATCAGCCTCACGCCCGGCTATTCGGCGACGCGCATGGCCTGGCTGGAACAGGGCGGCGTCTATGCCATCGCCAATCTGCGCGGCGGCGGCGAATATGGGAAGGCGTGGCACGAAGCCGGGCGCGGCGCGAACAAGCAGAATGTGTTCGACGATTTCATCGCCGCCGCCGAATATCTGAAGGCCAACGGCTTCACGCCCTCCGACGGCCTCGCGATCGAGGGCCGCTCCAATGGCGGCCTGCTGGTCGGCGCGGTCGTGAACCAGCGGCCCGACCTGTTCGCCGCCGCGCTGCCCGCCGTCGGCGTCATGGACATGCTGCGCTTCGACCGGTTCACCGCCGGGCGCTATTGGGTGGACGATTATGGATCGCCCGAAAGCGCCAGGGACTTCCCCCTGCTCTACGCCTATTCGCCCTATCATAATATATTGGGGGGCAAGGACTATCCCGCCATATTGGTGACCACGGCCGACACCGACGACCGCGTCGTCCCCGCGCACAGTTTCAAATATGCCGCCGCGCTCCAGGCCGCGGACCTGGGCGCGCGCCCCCGCCTGCTGCGCGTCGAAAGCCGGGCGGGCCATGGATCGGGGAAGCCGGTGGACAAGCTGATCGAGGAATATGCCGACAGCTACAGCTTTGCGGCCCATTTCACCGGCCTGAAGATCAAGGCCAGGCCATAG
- a CDS encoding 3TM-type holin, giving the protein MTQDVDTEATDPWTARARPAFLYVIYILLLWSVPMGLIAGVRPDIAAAITTGMRAYFNALPEPLYALFGTAYLGYTAARAWGKAKGSER; this is encoded by the coding sequence ATGACACAGGATGTCGACACGGAAGCCACCGACCCATGGACAGCGCGGGCGCGCCCGGCCTTTCTTTACGTCATCTATATATTGCTGCTCTGGTCGGTGCCCATGGGCCTGATCGCGGGGGTAAGGCCCGATATCGCGGCCGCGATCACGACGGGTATGCGCGCCTATTTTAACGCTCTACCCGAACCGCTCTACGCGCTCTTTGGGACGGCCTATCTGGGCTATACTGCCGCGCGTGCCTGGGGAAAGGCGAAAGGATCGGAGCGGTGA
- the rpsM gene encoding 30S ribosomal protein S13, with protein sequence MARIAGVNIPTNKRVIIALTYIHGIGRKTALDLADKLGIDHSRRVQDLSDAEVLQIREAIDADLTVEGDLRRETAMNIKRLMDLACYRGLRHRKGLPVRGQRTHTNARTRKGKAKAIAGKKK encoded by the coding sequence ATGGCACGTATTGCGGGTGTAAACATCCCGACCAACAAGCGCGTAATCATCGCGCTGACCTACATTCACGGCATCGGTCGTAAGACCGCGCTCGACCTGGCCGACAAGCTGGGCATCGACCACAGCCGCCGCGTTCAGGACCTGTCCGACGCCGAAGTGCTGCAGATCCGCGAAGCGATCGACGCCGACCTGACGGTCGAAGGCGATCTGCGTCGCGAAACCGCGATGAACATCAAGCGCCTGATGGACCTGGCCTGCTATCGCGGCCTGCGTCATCGTAAGGGCCTGCCGGTTCGCGGTCAGCGCACGCACACCAACGCGCGCACCCGCAAGGGCAAGGCGAAGGCGATCGCTGGCAAGAAGAAGTAA